CACCATTAAAAGTTCGTTTATGGACTCTTTAAGAATCCCCCCGCTTTAGACGTGGGGAGTATCAATGCTAAGTGTCAACCGTCAACATGTTCAAGTGGTCGCTTTTATTTTTTGGTCATTGGTAAAGTTTGGGAATTAAAATTCCCAACTCCTAACTTCTAATTTAGTCAGCAGGGTGAAATCTTTTGGCTACTATTAAATGTAGAAATATTAAATTTTCTAATATCCAGGCTATTTTATTTGATAAAAACGGTACACTGGAAGATTCGGAACCGTATTTCCGAGCGATCGCCCAAAAAGCAGCAAGGTTATTAGACGCGCAAATTCCTGGTATTGGCGAACCATTATTAATGGCATTTGGCGTCAATGGTAATACCCTTGATGTCGCCGGGTTAATAGCGGTAGCCAGTCGCCGAGAAACGGAAATTGCAGCAGCAGCTTATATTGCTGAAACTGGTAGGGGATGGTTTGAGTCCTTAAAAATCGCCCGTCAAGCTTTAAACGAAGCAGAAAAATATATAGGAGAAGCACCTTCACCGCTCTTCGCCGGTAGTTTGGAAGTGTTAAAGTCTCTTTCCGAAGCTGGTTTAAAACTTGG
The Gloeotrichia echinulata CP02 DNA segment above includes these coding regions:
- a CDS encoding HAD family hydrolase produces the protein MATIKCRNIKFSNIQAILFDKNGTLEDSEPYFRAIAQKAARLLDAQIPGIGEPLLMAFGVNGNTLDVAGLIAVASRRETEIAAAAYIAETGRGWFESLKIARQALNEAEKYIGEAPSPLFAGSLEVLKSLSEAGLKLGILSAATTQKVHKFVGIHQLSDYIQLQMGVDEGLSKPDPILFLQACQALGVEPGATLMVGDSVGDMQMARNAKAAGCIGITWVDKPDHVRGADVVINQLDEIQIVEV